Proteins encoded by one window of Methanomicrobia archaeon:
- a CDS encoding radical SAM protein, whose translation MHTRGLQYFTLSEIAPRVWFMLRGCNFRCRGCFRPARDEGGTQLTAEEALARMERACLDYYGTLPREAMITGGEPTLDKAYLVQLVRGLKTRGFARIVLMTNGYALGEDERYVPELTEAGLTEAHVDVKAFSEELHQWYTGKSSKPVLQAIQRLNASGITLIVQTVLIPGIVDLDEIEQIARFLATVNKHIPYRINPFAPTFAFDRVSRRPTLEEMERAYDVASRYLPNAIVSRSCYREYPTPPPQKTWITVYPDLTVKRRSMEDQKEDRLAWLSADKSREQLLEDWQKIAWDAELRRSLVGISEHASSRARPFKETSPQSGVVTVKFTSALHAITKAKSTELTCNGSLSVETVINRLAGAYGEQFNEAVLTGRGTDGPLTLKRSFSLYLNGLEIGQLQGLQTEVRGGDELIILSWVSGG comes from the coding sequence ATGCACACACGCGGCTTGCAGTATTTCACGCTCTCTGAAATCGCGCCCCGTGTCTGGTTCATGCTCCGTGGCTGCAATTTCCGCTGTCGGGGCTGCTTCAGGCCAGCACGTGACGAAGGTGGGACGCAGCTTACCGCTGAGGAGGCACTCGCGCGCATGGAGCGCGCATGTCTCGATTATTACGGCACGCTGCCCCGCGAGGCGATGATCACCGGCGGCGAGCCCACGCTCGATAAGGCGTATCTGGTGCAGCTCGTCCGCGGCTTGAAGACGCGCGGGTTCGCCAGGATCGTGCTGATGACCAACGGGTACGCCCTGGGTGAGGATGAGCGGTACGTGCCTGAATTGACCGAAGCGGGCTTGACCGAGGCACACGTGGATGTAAAGGCGTTCTCCGAGGAGCTGCACCAGTGGTACACCGGCAAATCGAGCAAACCCGTGCTCCAGGCGATCCAGCGGTTGAACGCGAGCGGTATTACGCTGATTGTGCAGACGGTTCTCATCCCCGGAATTGTGGATCTCGATGAGATCGAGCAGATCGCACGGTTCCTCGCCACGGTGAATAAGCATATCCCGTACCGCATCAATCCCTTTGCCCCGACCTTTGCGTTCGACCGCGTCTCACGCCGCCCCACGCTCGAGGAGATGGAGCGTGCGTATGACGTTGCCTCACGTTATCTCCCGAACGCGATCGTCAGTCGCAGTTGTTATCGCGAATACCCCACACCGCCGCCGCAAAAAACCTGGATCACCGTCTATCCAGACCTCACGGTGAAACGACGGAGCATGGAGGATCAGAAGGAAGATCGGCTGGCATGGTTGAGCGCCGATAAGTCGCGGGAGCAGTTGCTGGAGGATTGGCAGAAGATCGCATGGGATGCAGAGCTCAGACGCAGCCTGGTCGGCATCTCAGAGCATGCGTCGTCGCGGGCACGGCCGTTCAAGGAAACAAGTCCACAGAGTGGCGTGGTTACCGTGAAATTCACCAGCGCGCTTCACGCGATCACGAAGGCGAAGTCCACAGAACTGACCTGCAACGGCTCGCTGAGCGTCGAAACGGTGATAAACCGGCTGGCAGGTGCGTATGGTGAACAATTTAACGAAGCAGTGCTGACCGGTCGCGGTACCGATGGCCCGCTAACCCTCAAGCGATCCTTCTCGCTGTACCTCAATGGGCTTGAGATCGGGCAGTTGCAGGGGCTCCAGACCGAAGTTCGGGGCGGCGACGAGCTCATCATTCTCTCCTGGGTGAGTGGCGGGTGA
- a CDS encoding RidA family protein translates to MAYEKEVITTREAPQAVGPYSQGIKVGNLLFCSGQIPLDPGTGELVRGTIEAQTRRVLDNLGAVLRAAGMEYRDVVSVTVFMADIEHFTEINQVYAEFFRERPPARCAVEVSRLPKDVGVEIALIAAKLV, encoded by the coding sequence ATGGCGTATGAGAAGGAAGTGATCACGACGCGCGAAGCACCTCAGGCGGTCGGGCCGTACAGCCAGGGTATCAAAGTAGGCAACCTGCTCTTTTGCTCCGGTCAGATACCGCTTGATCCCGGAACGGGCGAGCTTGTGCGCGGCACCATCGAGGCGCAGACCCGGCGCGTGCTCGATAACCTCGGGGCAGTGCTTCGGGCAGCGGGTATGGAGTACCGCGATGTGGTGAGCGTCACGGTCTTCATGGCCGATATAGAGCACTTTACGGAGATCAATCAGGTTTACGCAGAGTTTTTCCGGGAGCGACCGCCGGCGCGCTGCGCGGTTGAGGTCTCGCGGCTGCCGAAGGACGTGGGCGTGGAGATCGCGTTGATCGCCGCTAAGCTGGTGTAA
- a CDS encoding molybdenum cofactor biosynthesis protein MoaE yields the protein MIVNEEFAIDELVRDLKRPEMGAIVMFLGMVRGDKGVRGMRVEGDERAAADKLELMKQDALKRFEIDAVEIAHRRAGSYRVGENLLLILVGAQHRKAAFRACEYLIDAIKADEPFVKTEF from the coding sequence ATGATTGTCAACGAGGAGTTCGCAATCGATGAGCTAGTACGGGACCTGAAACGGCCTGAAATGGGTGCGATCGTTATGTTCCTGGGCATGGTGCGTGGCGACAAAGGTGTGAGGGGAATGCGCGTCGAGGGCGATGAACGCGCTGCCGCGGATAAACTGGAGCTTATGAAGCAGGATGCTCTCAAACGATTTGAGATCGATGCGGTGGAAATCGCGCACCGGCGTGCAGGATCATACCGGGTAGGCGAGAACCTCCTGCTCATTCTGGTGGGTGCTCAGCATCGCAAAGCGGCCTTTCGAGCCTGTGAATACCTGATCGATGCGATAAAAGCGGACGAGCCGTTCGTAAAGACAGAGTTCTAA
- a CDS encoding cysteine desulfurase, with protein sequence MNERIRADFPITSEGIYLDSAATSLTPEPVVEAVSRYYRAYTANVGRGVYRLAQIATPRYQDAHRKVAHFLGATVIFTKNATEAIHMVACGLHWQRGDEVVTTLLEHHSNYLPWLRLKDKGVRVRIVKPTTDGRFELAEFEQAITGKTKLVAVSQVSNVLGTIVPVKELAALCAEKRTETGPLVLVDGAQSAPHLPLFGGGMIETVSHDAYTLASGYERFEAGTPHIAGGIGLGRPVDYLTTVGMEQLCRYEARLTQRLLVGLESIEQVRLYGPSDLRDRIGVVSFTVDGVHPHELARMLDEAATIMVRSGHHCCMPLMNYLGRRNGTVRASLYLYTTEAEIDALLGAVEAIPRAVW encoded by the coding sequence ATGAACGAGCGAATACGAGCGGATTTCCCCATAACTTCCGAGGGCATCTACCTCGACAGCGCAGCCACAAGCCTTACGCCCGAGCCGGTAGTAGAAGCGGTCTCGCGGTATTATCGCGCGTATACTGCGAATGTGGGACGAGGTGTATACCGCCTGGCGCAGATTGCCACCCCGCGCTATCAGGACGCTCATCGTAAAGTCGCCCACTTTCTTGGCGCGACCGTCATCTTCACGAAGAACGCCACGGAGGCCATTCATATGGTCGCCTGCGGGTTGCACTGGCAGCGCGGTGACGAAGTGGTAACAACACTGCTGGAGCACCATTCGAATTACCTACCCTGGCTGCGATTGAAGGATAAGGGCGTTCGCGTGAGGATCGTGAAACCCACGACGGACGGGCGCTTCGAGCTCGCGGAGTTCGAGCAGGCCATTACCGGAAAGACGAAACTGGTCGCGGTCTCGCAGGTCTCAAACGTCCTGGGAACCATCGTGCCGGTAAAAGAGCTTGCCGCTCTGTGTGCAGAGAAGCGAACGGAGACCGGGCCACTGGTGCTCGTCGATGGCGCGCAATCAGCACCGCACCTCCCCCTCTTCGGCGGTGGCATGATCGAAACGGTTTCTCACGATGCGTATACGCTGGCGAGCGGCTACGAGCGATTTGAGGCTGGTACCCCGCATATCGCCGGTGGGATCGGGCTTGGCAGGCCTGTGGATTACCTCACCACCGTGGGTATGGAACAGCTCTGCAGGTACGAAGCGCGATTGACCCAGCGGCTCCTTGTGGGCCTGGAAAGCATCGAGCAGGTACGGCTGTACGGACCTTCTGATCTCCGTGATCGGATCGGGGTTGTCTCCTTTACGGTCGACGGCGTCCACCCCCACGAGCTCGCCCGGATGCTCGACGAAGCTGCGACTATCATGGTGCGTTCAGGTCACCACTGCTGCATGCCGTTGATGAACTATCTGGGCCGCAGGAACGGAACGGTACGCGCGTCACTGTATCTCTACACTACGGAGGCTGAGATTGATGCGCTGCTGGGGGCTGTGGAAGCTATACCGAGGGCGGTGTGGTAG
- the fdhD gene encoding formate dehydrogenase accessory sulfurtransferase FdhD has translation MLKEVNCLKFREGEFVETKHEVAEEVPLAISVNGSHLVTAMLSPELQREFVIGHLFTEGIIKGLAELESVQIEGHHASALVAHFLPGVSGKKFIVSGCGGGTSFLDESKLPPITSRLNVDHDSVRAAVKATLTSRVHQITGGVHLVGLFVAEAHEAQPICIAEDIGRHNAFDKVIGHGLLTDVPFEHAFVACSGRISSELVLKCARANISLIASRGATTSLAITLAEKTGLCITGFVRGETMNVYTHAERIRH, from the coding sequence ATGCTGAAAGAGGTCAACTGCTTGAAGTTCCGTGAAGGCGAGTTCGTAGAGACGAAGCACGAGGTAGCAGAGGAAGTTCCGCTCGCCATCTCCGTGAACGGCTCGCATTTGGTGACCGCGATGCTCAGCCCTGAGCTGCAGCGTGAGTTCGTGATCGGGCATCTCTTCACCGAAGGGATTATTAAAGGGCTCGCAGAGCTTGAATCCGTCCAGATCGAGGGCCATCATGCGAGCGCGCTCGTGGCGCATTTCCTGCCCGGTGTCTCGGGTAAGAAATTCATTGTGAGCGGCTGCGGCGGTGGCACATCGTTCCTGGACGAGTCAAAATTGCCACCGATCACCTCCCGCCTGAACGTTGATCATGACTCGGTACGTGCCGCGGTCAAAGCGACCCTGACCTCACGAGTGCACCAGATCACGGGCGGTGTGCATCTTGTCGGGCTGTTCGTAGCCGAGGCGCATGAAGCACAACCCATCTGTATAGCAGAGGATATCGGTCGTCACAACGCATTCGACAAGGTCATTGGCCACGGCTTGCTCACGGACGTGCCGTTTGAGCACGCCTTCGTTGCCTGCAGTGGACGGATATCGTCCGAGCTGGTCTTGAAGTGCGCACGAGCGAACATCTCGCTCATCGCCTCTCGCGGCGCCACGACCAGTCTTGCTATAACACTCGCAGAGAAGACCGGGTTGTGTATTACCGGGTTCGTGCGTGGCGAGACCATGAACGTTTATACACATGCTGAGCGTATACGCCATTGA
- a CDS encoding class I SAM-dependent methyltransferase gives MAYVSDLLENEIELVTELTRRLRAEAARIAPGVPLKILDLGCGTGKLSHYLHKETGCAVIGIDPEEKSVAKARQKAPELAFLVQSAEMLLFPDADFDGIVSLKAVHEIPHPQQALHEAYRVLRHGGLIFIIDWVGGVPQTSSHGHAKLYLSPKQLQSALTAAGFVAISLTLNTVGTLMLAEARKR, from the coding sequence ATGGCTTATGTGTCGGACCTGTTGGAGAATGAGATCGAGCTGGTTACCGAACTGACGCGAAGGCTGCGAGCGGAAGCTGCACGGATCGCGCCAGGCGTGCCGCTGAAGATCCTCGACCTCGGCTGCGGTACCGGCAAGCTCAGTCATTATCTGCATAAGGAAACCGGCTGTGCGGTGATTGGTATCGATCCGGAGGAGAAGAGCGTGGCAAAGGCGCGGCAAAAGGCCCCCGAGCTCGCTTTTCTCGTGCAGTCGGCTGAGATGCTTCTCTTTCCCGATGCTGATTTCGATGGCATCGTCTCACTCAAAGCGGTACACGAAATCCCGCATCCGCAGCAGGCGTTGCATGAAGCCTACCGCGTTTTGCGGCATGGTGGTTTGATCTTCATCATCGATTGGGTTGGTGGCGTGCCCCAGACGAGCAGTCACGGGCATGCAAAGCTCTATCTCTCGCCCAAACAGCTCCAGTCGGCACTAACAGCGGCGGGCTTCGTGGCAATCTCGCTCACGCTTAATACGGTCGGCACCTTGATGCTGGCAGAAGCGCGAAAACGGTAA
- the mcrB gene encoding coenzyme-B sulfoethylthiotransferase subunit beta — MAKVEDKIDLFDDKGNKLAGNVPLWAISPLKNPGIKTIVNLAMRTGAVDLAKLEKNLATGQIAGKGMVIRGVERNFPIVDKASEIAKEVEDMLRVEEGDDTSVELMAGGKRMLTRTPTARILCDYSAGLTSALGALTHAIIDVCDVSMWDAPYVHGAVWGMYPQDPDASEGAVKMLVDVPIKNEGPGFALRNIPVNHLAATVRKRALQGAALTMILEEAAQWEMGNAMGPFERGHLLDLAYEGLNANNMLHDLIKDNGKDGTIGSVVMSVVDKAKADGVLVEKKKMGSGYVVYQSNDPQMWNAYASAGLLAAVCVNCAAIRAGQPVPGNIMYYNVLLEKETGMPGVDGGMAQAASVSSSFFSHSIYGGGGPGVFYGNHIVTRHAKGQFIPCFCAAMCVDADTMYFIPARTSALYGEVLGAVPEFAEPMKAVADGAKKIM, encoded by the coding sequence ATGGCTAAGGTAGAGGATAAGATAGACCTTTTCGACGACAAAGGAAACAAACTAGCAGGCAATGTGCCACTTTGGGCGATCAGTCCCCTCAAGAACCCGGGGATCAAGACGATCGTTAACCTGGCGATGCGAACCGGCGCGGTTGACCTGGCGAAGCTGGAAAAGAACCTGGCAACCGGGCAGATCGCAGGCAAGGGCATGGTCATCCGCGGTGTTGAGCGGAACTTCCCCATCGTTGACAAAGCGAGCGAGATCGCTAAGGAAGTCGAGGATATGCTCCGCGTTGAGGAAGGCGATGACACGTCGGTCGAGCTGATGGCAGGCGGCAAGCGTATGTTGACCCGCACGCCAACAGCACGGATCCTGTGTGACTACTCCGCTGGTCTTACGTCTGCCCTGGGCGCGTTGACGCATGCGATCATTGACGTCTGTGACGTCAGCATGTGGGATGCGCCGTACGTGCATGGAGCCGTGTGGGGTATGTACCCCCAGGATCCTGACGCATCAGAAGGCGCGGTCAAGATGCTGGTCGATGTGCCGATCAAGAACGAAGGTCCGGGATTCGCACTGCGAAACATCCCCGTGAACCACCTCGCGGCTACGGTCAGAAAGCGAGCACTGCAGGGTGCCGCGTTGACCATGATCCTGGAGGAGGCTGCGCAGTGGGAGATGGGTAATGCAATGGGCCCCTTCGAGCGTGGGCATCTCCTTGATCTTGCGTACGAGGGACTGAATGCGAACAACATGCTGCACGACCTGATCAAGGACAACGGCAAGGACGGAACCATCGGTAGCGTGGTAATGAGCGTCGTAGACAAGGCGAAAGCAGATGGCGTGCTCGTAGAGAAGAAGAAGATGGGATCCGGGTACGTGGTGTACCAGTCCAACGACCCGCAGATGTGGAATGCGTATGCGTCCGCAGGCTTGCTTGCGGCAGTTTGTGTGAACTGCGCTGCGATTCGTGCAGGCCAGCCCGTGCCGGGTAACATCATGTACTACAACGTGCTCCTGGAGAAGGAGACCGGCATGCCGGGCGTTGACGGCGGAATGGCACAGGCCGCATCGGTATCGAGCTCGTTCTTCTCGCACTCGATCTACGGCGGTGGCGGTCCGGGTGTATTCTACGGCAACCACATCGTGACACGGCACGCGAAGGGCCAGTTCATACCCTGCTTCTGTGCTGCGATGTGCGTGGACGCGGACACGATGTACTTCATCCCCGCGAGAACATCCGCGCTGTACGGCGAGGTGCTGGGAGCGGTACCGGAATTCGCAGAGCCGATGAAAGCAGTGGCAGACGGCGCAAAGAAGATAATGTAA